TCATTGCCGATGGCATCCTTCCACTGCATCTGGCGCAGCTTATCGGTCGCGGGAATCATGGCCTTTGAAGCTTCCTGCATGTCCTTCTCAAAGGAGTTGAAGCTCTCATTCATTGCCGTCATATCGCGGCTGTCCAGGCGGCTGGAGAGCGCATCGACCTGCTGACGCAGTTTGCTCTGCACATCCGATAGAAACTTCGCCTGGTCCTCACCGGACTTCCGCGTGGCCGCCTTGTCGTTCTGCTGCTTCCACGTCTGCGCAATCAGCTCTTTCTCGCGGCGGGAGATCTCGCCCTGGTCCTGTCTTCCTCCACCGCCACCACCGCCTCCTCCTCCGCCGGCCTGCGATTGCGAGAACTCGCGCTCAAATGGATCGGCCTGGATAAAGCTGATCTCGGTCTTTGATTCAGCATGTCCGTCGCGGGCCGTAGCGTAGAGGCTGATGACGTCGCCCGGCTGCATCTTGAAGCTCTCAAGACTCAACATCTGCGAACCATCTGCCTGACGCAGCCCTGGAGCTTTCAACATCGGAACCGTCTGCTCTGCGCCGCCGTTAACGGAGTAGTGCAGCGCCATCGCATTCAAGCCAAACTCCGCCGAGCCTTTCACCTTCACCGTGACCTCTTCAATCGGACTGGCGCGGTAGTCGTTCGAAGGCTTCTCGATGGCAATGGTCGGGGGCTCAGCCTTGTTGGTTGCGACGAAGTAGTCCTCTGTCAGACGCACCGGCTGGCCTTGGTCGATACCGGCAATGTGATAAGCGCCGTCCTTCTGCATCTTCAGAGTGGTGGTGTAGGTATTGCCCTGGCCGCCACTGAGCTTCAGGGTCGTGCCGTCGTCCAGCGCGAGAAGCCCATCACGAAGTGGACGGTCCGTGTGGATTTCTAGCTCGGCTTCGGTGCCTTCAATCGCGCGCAGATCGCCGCCGTGATCGTCGACCTGCGGCTTCATGCCGGTCCATTTTGGATAGTTGTAGGTCACCTTGATGGCGGTGATCTGCGGCATATCTACGACACGCAGAGTGTAGTGAGTACTGGTCAATGGCCCCGCGCTGACGTAGTACTCCACGTTCTCAGGCAGGGCGGTGAAGAGGAACTGAAAACCGGGAGCTCCTTCCAGCGGTCTCATTGGCACAGGTTCCCAACGCCCTGCACTCTGATAGCGGGCAAAGAGCTGTACCTTGTCGGTCTGCACACCGGTGATCTGTGCGGTGACGAGCTGGTCGGTATTGCGGCGCAAGGCAGCGTTGCCTGGAGTTACGCGGATGTCATAGAGCGGTGGAACGTCTTTCTTCGGTCCAGTCCAGAGAAGCGAAGCGCCGTATCCGAGGTACCCAGGGCCTGCGACGATCATCCATAGCAGGATGCCGAGTGAAACCACCCCTCCAGCCATCAATGCGTAAAAGGTGCGCTGCGGCACCAGGTCGTGTGGACTGGCAGTTTCAGCGACGGCCAGCGTGTCTCCTGCAAGCAGTTCGAGGAATGGCCCTGACTGCGTCTCCTGCCGCTCCGAGAAGGTGAGCAAGCGGTCATCGAAGGCAGGGAAGGCGCGTTCCACCTGTTTCACACTGGCCGCGCGTGTGTGCCGGAGCAGCGGGATGACCAATGCGATGGTCGCGGCGAGGATGATCGCCAGCAACATGGCCAGACGTGTCAGGGTAAGGCTGCGCAACGGAAAGGCGTAGGCATTCAGGATCAGGACGGCGACGACAGTCACGATCAGTGCGGTGGCCGCAATGACGGCCGAACCGCGCAGGGTAGCTGCCAGCCGAAGCCGGCGTTCGACACTGTCGATGTAGGCGTTGAGCTGTTGTTGACGGCTCATGCTTCCTCCCTTTGCGTACCCAGGTACTGCCCGGCCACGATGGACTCCGCCAGAGCCACCAGGAAGAGGACGAGCATAGCGTACCACCATAAGCTGACGCGTACGGTGTCATTTTGCGCGGCGCCGGCGGTGCTGCCGCCATTGCCGTTGGCGCTGCCCGCCCAGAGCTGTTGCACATCGGGCGGAAGGATTTCGAGGTTACTCTCACGTGTGTCGGCATTTACGCCAATCAAGCCGTCGCGTCCGTTCGCAAACCGCACCTGGTAGAAGCCGGCAGAGCTAAGCCGCAGCGTCTGCGCGGTCGCCGCCTCGGCCAGGGTCAGCGGGCGGTGGCCGTCGGGCGCGATGACGTCCACGCTTGCTCCCGGGCCGCTTCCAGTCGTTACCGAGCGTAGAGGAACGAATTCGTCCACCAGCCGGGCTCCGCTTAGACGCTCCGTGCCGGAGAGATAGCGGGTCGCCAGATCGAGAAAGGGGACAAAGGCCGGCGAGAGCGGAAGATCGTTGGTCAGGTTATCGAAGCCCGAAGCCAGGACGAGGACATGTCCCTCGCCTAGCTGCTTGTCCATAAGCAACGGCGTCCCGTCCGTCAGCTTCGCGATGACGCGCATACCGTTTGTGTCGACATTGGCAGCGAACGAGAAGCGTGCGTCGTTCCAGCCGGTCGTCTCACGCAGTGCCGCGTGCGTGCGATCAAGATCGCCCACGCCCATGGGATCGCCTTCGCGGGTGTAGAGGTGCGGCTGCCCGGTACTAGCGCCAAGCAGAGGAAGCTTGCCCTGGCGGCCGGCATTTGTGCCAATGGCCATCAGCACGTTCCCGCCGCCCTGAACATACTTTTTCAGTGCATTCTCGAAGGCGATCGGCAGGGAAGGCACATCCGACAAAATGACGTAAGCGTACTTCGTCGGATCGGATTCTGTGACGGTATCGGAGCTCATCGGCTGCAACAGATAGGCTCCCTGGCTGGCTGCGGCGATAGCGGCACTCACATACAACGGTGAGCGTGTATCGTTCGCCGGACGGACCAGGAGGATATGCTCAGGATCACTGTGGCGCACGGCGAAGCGCCACTGATCATCCGACGGAAGTGCATCGCTACCTTCGATCGCTACAGCACAGCGGCTCAGGCCGTAGGGAACATCGAGACCAGTGAACTCAACAGTAGCCGTGCCATTCTCTGGGAGATTCACCGTCTTCGTGGTGATGGTCTTGCCGTCGATAACTAAGGAGACCTTCTTTACCGCGGCTTTACTGTTGTAGCCGGCAACAACCGCGCGAACGCGAGCGCCCTTCGTATCGGCTATCTGCGAAGGAGCGTCCACGCTCACCACGGTGAAGTTCTCTTCGGTGCGATTGGTAGTGGGATGCAGGATAAGTTTTGTACTCTCCGGCAGCACCATCTCGGCGAAGTTGCCGGGAACGCTGGACCGTTGCATATCGCTGAAGAGATGTAGATCGATGGGCGTATGGTTTGCCTCATCCAGCGCACGCACGCTGCGGCCAAGATCGCCGAAGTTGGAGCGCCCATCACCTGGCTGCAGTCCGTTGATCGCTGAGCGCAGCGTTTCATTATCTTCGATCGGTTGCGTCAATGCTTCGAGCTGGCCACCCAGAGCCATCACCTGCGCCTTCTGCCCCGGATGCCGTCCACTCAGGGTGTTGAGCGCCTGTTGTTTTGCTTCGGTAAAGCGCGTCTCGCTTCGCATGCTGAGCGAACGGTCGACGACCAGCAGCAGTAGGCGGTCATGCGCTTTGGAAGCTGGTCTGCGAATGAATGGCGAGGCGAAGGCCAACGCGAGCAGCAGTACAATCAGGGCGCGGAGTGAGAAGAGCAGCAGGTACTTCAGGCGCTGGTGCTTGGTGGAGCTCTGCGTGCCGCGTTCGAAGAACATCAGAGAGCTGAAGGGAAGCGGAATGGACTTGTGGCGGCGCAGCAGATGCACGTAGACCGGCAGGCCTATGGCAAGTGCTCCGGCAAGAAACCATGGCGCAAGGAATCCCATCAGGCGGCCACCGCCTTTCTCAGCGAGAGGTATGCC
This genomic window from Terriglobus albidus contains:
- a CDS encoding vWA domain-containing protein, encoding MGFLAPWFLAGALAIGLPVYVHLLRRHKSIPLPFSSLMFFERGTQSSTKHQRLKYLLLFSLRALIVLLLALAFASPFIRRPASKAHDRLLLLVVDRSLSMRSETRFTEAKQQALNTLSGRHPGQKAQVMALGGQLEALTQPIEDNETLRSAINGLQPGDGRSNFGDLGRSVRALDEANHTPIDLHLFSDMQRSSVPGNFAEMVLPESTKLILHPTTNRTEENFTVVSVDAPSQIADTKGARVRAVVAGYNSKAAVKKVSLVIDGKTITTKTVNLPENGTATVEFTGLDVPYGLSRCAVAIEGSDALPSDDQWRFAVRHSDPEHILLVRPANDTRSPLYVSAAIAAASQGAYLLQPMSSDTVTESDPTKYAYVILSDVPSLPIAFENALKKYVQGGGNVLMAIGTNAGRQGKLPLLGASTGQPHLYTREGDPMGVGDLDRTHAALRETTGWNDARFSFAANVDTNGMRVIAKLTDGTPLLMDKQLGEGHVLVLASGFDNLTNDLPLSPAFVPFLDLATRYLSGTERLSGARLVDEFVPLRSVTTGSGPGASVDVIAPDGHRPLTLAEAATAQTLRLSSAGFYQVRFANGRDGLIGVNADTRESNLEILPPDVQQLWAGSANGNGGSTAGAAQNDTVRVSLWWYAMLVLFLVALAESIVAGQYLGTQREEA